A DNA window from Macadamia integrifolia cultivar HAES 741 chromosome 4, SCU_Mint_v3, whole genome shotgun sequence contains the following coding sequences:
- the LOC122076137 gene encoding pollen-specific leucine-rich repeat extensin-like protein 4 — MVWLSFPSKMQASGCFLLIVVLSSSLFISSSLALSNAQASWIAHRQLMTLREGSDLPENYEFEVDPKVTFANERLRKAYIALQAWKKVIFSDPFNTTGNWVGGNVCAYKGIYCAPALDDPTINVVAGIDLNNADLAGYLPAELGLLTDIALFHMNSNRFCGIIPPSFNKLTHLFELDISNNRFVGKFPKPVLTLTRLKFLDIRFNDFEGKIPSELFEMELDAIFLNNNRFTGNIPETVGKTPASVVVFANNNFTGCIPAGISEIRGEEFVFLNNGLSGCLPELGSLDNVTVFDVSGNSLVGSLPNSLSKLKNVELLDISHNKLTGFVPENLCKLPKLQNFTFSYNYFKGEAPVCVASKESEVVLDDTSNCLANRPKQKTASECLHVVSRPVDCSKAKCASPKPTPSSPKPHPTPVPPAPVIENPPPVVTPTPIPAPPAPVVENPPPIVTPTPIPAPAAPVVENPPPVMTPTPEPTPAPVSTPPPVEEVPSPPTPVESAPPPVEEVPSLAPVEAPTPSMVGPREPVRPPAPEPSPVPVPSPPAPVLSPPPAPVLSPPPPVKSPPPPTPVLSPPPPVQSPPPTPVQSPPPPVKSPPPPTPVLSPPPPVQSPPPRPVQSPPPPVHSPPPPVQSPPPPVHSPPPPIQSPPPPPVKSPPPPVHSPPPPVHSPPPPVHSPPPPVHSPPPPVHSPPPPVQSPPPQVHSPPPPVQSPPPPVHSPPPPVQSPPPPVHSPPPPTPVNSPPPPAPVSKPPPAPSDDIILPPNIGFQYSSPPPPMFPGY, encoded by the coding sequence ATGGTGTGGCTTAGCTTCCCATCCAAAATGCAGGCCTCAGGCTGCTTTCTACTGATCGTCGTCCTATCTTCCTCTCTATTCATATCGTCCTCATTAGCTTTATCCAATGCACAAGCCTCTTGGATTGCCCATCGCCAACTCATGACCCTCCGTGAGGGCAGTGATCTACCTGAAAATTATGAGTTTGAGGTCGACCCTAAGGTTACCTTCGCCAACGAAAGGCTTCGGAAGGCCTACATTGCCCTCCAAGCCTGGAAGAAGGTCATATTctccgacccctttaataccaCTGGCAATTGGGTTGGTGGTAATGTTTGTGCCTACAAAGGAATCTACTGCGCCCCAGCTTTGGATGACCCAACCATAAACGTCGTGGCTGGCATCGACCTCAACAATGCTGACCTCGCTGGGTATCTACCTGCCGAACTGGGTCTCCTCACCGACATCGCTCTCTTCCACATGAACTCAAACAGGTTCTGTGGGATCATTCCCCCAAGCTTCAATAAGCTGACACATCTCTTCGAACTGGACATTAGCAACAACCGCTTTGTGGGTAAATTCCCCAAGCCAGTGCTCACCCTCACTAGACTTAAGTTTCTTGATATCCGTTTCAATGACTTCGAAGGGAAAATCCCATCGGAGCTATTTGAGATGGAACTAGATGCAATTTTCTTGAACAACAACAGATTCACTGGAAACATCCCTGAGACTGTGGGCAAAACACCCGCCTCTGTTGTGGTGTTCGCCAACAACAATTTCACTGGTTGCATCCCAGCAGGGATATCAGAGATTAGGGGTGAGGAGTTCGTCTTCTTGAACAACGGTCTTTCTGGATGCTTACCTGAACTTGGGTCGTTAGATAACGTGACAGTATTTGATGTATCGGGGAACTCCTTGGTTGGTTCTTTGCCAAATAGTCTCTCTAAATTGAAAAATGTGGAATTGTTGGATATTTCTCATAACAAACTCACTGGTTTTGTGCCTGAGAACTTGTGCAAATTACCAAAGTTGCAGAACTTCACATTCTCATACAATTACTTCAAGGGTGAGGCACCTGTGTGCGTAGCATCAAAGGAATCAGAGGTGGTTTTGGATGACACGAGCAACTGTTTGGCTAATCGGCCAAAACAAAAGACAGCAAGCGAGTGCTTGCATGTGGTGAGTAGACCGGTGGATTGTAGTAAAGCTAAGTGTGCATCACCAAAGCCCACACCATCCAGCCCGAAACCACATCCAACACCTGTACCACCAGCACCGGTCATTGAGAATCCACCACCAGTTGTGACTCCTACACCAATACCCGCACCACCAGCACCAGTTGTTGAGAATCCACCACCAATTGTGACTCCTACACCAATACCTGCACCAGCAGCACCAGTTGTTGAGAATCCACCACCAGTTATGACTCCTACACCAGAACCAACACCTGCACCGGTCTCAACTCCACCACCAGTTGAGGAGGTTCCTTCACCACCTACGCCGGTGGAATCAGCTCCACCACCAGTTGAGGAGGTTCCTTCACTTGCACCAGTTGAAGCACCAACCCCTTCAATGGTGGGCCCAAGAGAACCAGTGCGTCCTCCAGCTCCTGAGCCATCACCAGTTCCAGTGCCCTCACCTCCAGCACCAGTCCTATCTCCACCTCCAGCACCAGTCCTatctccaccaccaccagtGAAGTCTCCTCCACCACCAACACCAGTTCTATCCCCACCACCACCAGTGCAGTCTCCACCACCAACACCAGTCcaatctccaccaccaccagtGAAGTCTCCTCCACCACCAACACCAGTTCTATCCCCACCGCCACCAGTGCAGTCTCCACCACCAAGACCAGTCcaatctccaccaccaccagtCCACTCCCCACCCCCACCGGTGCAATCTCCTCCACCACCAGTCCACTCCCCACCACCACCGATTCAatctcctccaccaccaccagtcaaatccccacccccaccagTTCACTCTCCTCCTCCACCGGTCCACTCCCCACCACCACCAGTCCACTCCCCACCTCCACCGGTGCACTCTCCCCCTCCACCAGTCCACTCTCCACCACCACCAGTGCAATCTCCCCCACCACAAGTCCACTCCCCACCACCACCAGTCCAATCCCCACCACCCCCGGTGCACTCCCCACCACCACCAGTCCAATCCCCACCACCACCGGTGCACTCTCCTCCACCACCCACACCAGTCaactcaccaccaccaccggcTCCAGTCTCTAAGCCACCACCAGCTCCAAGTGACGACATCATTTTGCCTCCAAACATTGGGTTCCAGTACTCATCGCCACCTCCACCAATGTTCCCAGGGTACTGA